One Nicotiana tomentosiformis chromosome 4, ASM39032v3, whole genome shotgun sequence genomic window carries:
- the LOC104110642 gene encoding CDP-diacylglycerol--serine O-phosphatidyltransferase 1-like isoform X2, translated as MEPNGYRKGNKKNLVTLNGNHSPLIVDEELDPWTAWAYKPRTITLLLIGACFLIWASGALDPQSTSSSDVSTSVKRGVWAMVAVYLAYSLLQAPSTVLIRPHPAIWRLVHGMAVIYLVALTFLLFQRRDDARQFMRYLHPDLGIELPERSYGADCRLYVPENPTNRFKNVYDTLFDEFVLAHILGWWGKAIMIRNQPLLWVLSIGFELMELTFRHMLPNFNECWWDSIILDILICNWFGIWAGMRTVQYFDGRTYQWVGLSRQPNIIGKVKRTLGQFTPAHWDKDEWHPLLGPWRFLQVLSLCVVFLTVELNTFFLKFCLWIPPRNPLIVYRLVLWWLLAIPTIREYNTYLQDRKPVKKVGAFCWLALAICIVELLICVKFGHGLFPDPMPNWLVVFWTCTGIGLVIFLAAWSCQLHRTMRKKQQ; from the exons ATGGAACCTAATGGTTACAGAAAGGGTAACAAAAAGAATCTTGTTACCCTAAATGGTAATCATAGCCCGTTGATTGTAGATGAGGAGCTGGACCCCTGGACAGCTTGGGCATACAAACCTCGTACTATTACGTTGTTGCTTATTGGCGCATGTTTCCTCAT CTGGGCAAGTGGAGCTCTTGATCCACAAAGCACTTCATCCAGTGACGTTTCTACTTCTGTGAAAAG GGGCGTTTGGGCAATGGTTGCTGTTTATCTTGCCTACTCTTTGCTGCAAGCCCCCTCAAC GGTACTTATTAGACCACATCCTGCCATTTGGCGCCTGGTTCATGGAATGGCTGTCATTTATCTTGTTGCTTTGACATTTTTACTTTTTCAG AGGCGCGATGATGCTCGTCAGTTTATGAGATATCTGCATCCTGATCTTGGTATTG AACTTCCTGAAAGATCTTATGGTGCTGATTGCAGACTCTATGTACCTGAAAATCCCACGAACAGGTTTAAGAATGTCTAT GACACATTATTCGATGAGTTTGTTCTGGCTCATATATTAGGGTGGTGGGGAAAGGCCATAATGATACGTAATCAGCCCCTTTTATGGGTCTTATCAATTGGGTTCGAGTTGATGGAG CTTACTTTCCGTCACATGTTACCAAACTTCAACGAGTGCTGGTGGGACAGCATTATTCTGGATATATTGATCTGCAACTGGTTTG GCATCTGGGCTGGAATGCGTACTGTTCAATATTTTGATGGGAGAACATATCAATGGGTTGGTTTAAGCCGGCAGCCAAATATTATAGGCAAG GTCAAGCGAACACTTGGCCAATTTACTCCAGCACATTGGGATAAAGATGAATGGCATCCCCTCCTTGGTCCCTGGCGATTCCTTCAAGTTCTCAGTCTCTGTGTTGTGTTCTTAACCGTAGAATTGAATACGTTCTTTTTGAAGTTCTGCCTTTGGATTCCTCCCAGAAACCCTCTGATAGTGTATAGGTTGGTTCTGTGGTGGTTACTTGCAATACCAACAATTAGGGAATATAATACTTACCTACAGGACAG GAAACCAGTGAAAAAGGTGGGAGCATTTTGCTGGCTTGCACTAGCTATCTGCATTGTTGAACTCCTAATCTGCGTCAAGTTTGGACATG GATTATTTCCGGACCCCATGCCTAATTGGTTAGTAGTTTTCTGGACATGCACGGGCATTGGCCTTGTGATATTTTTGGCTGCATGGTCATGTCAATTACACCGTACAATGAGGAAAAAACAGCAATGA
- the LOC104110642 gene encoding CDP-diacylglycerol--serine O-phosphatidyltransferase 1-like isoform X1, whose protein sequence is MEPNGYRKGNKKNLVTLNGNHSPLIVDEELDPWTAWAYKPRTITLLLIGACFLIWASGALDPQSTSSSDVSTSVKRGVWAMVAVYLAYSLLQAPSTILYGASFTQFSTRVLIRPHPAIWRLVHGMAVIYLVALTFLLFQRRDDARQFMRYLHPDLGIELPERSYGADCRLYVPENPTNRFKNVYDTLFDEFVLAHILGWWGKAIMIRNQPLLWVLSIGFELMELTFRHMLPNFNECWWDSIILDILICNWFGIWAGMRTVQYFDGRTYQWVGLSRQPNIIGKVKRTLGQFTPAHWDKDEWHPLLGPWRFLQVLSLCVVFLTVELNTFFLKFCLWIPPRNPLIVYRLVLWWLLAIPTIREYNTYLQDRKPVKKVGAFCWLALAICIVELLICVKFGHGLFPDPMPNWLVVFWTCTGIGLVIFLAAWSCQLHRTMRKKQQ, encoded by the exons ATGGAACCTAATGGTTACAGAAAGGGTAACAAAAAGAATCTTGTTACCCTAAATGGTAATCATAGCCCGTTGATTGTAGATGAGGAGCTGGACCCCTGGACAGCTTGGGCATACAAACCTCGTACTATTACGTTGTTGCTTATTGGCGCATGTTTCCTCAT CTGGGCAAGTGGAGCTCTTGATCCACAAAGCACTTCATCCAGTGACGTTTCTACTTCTGTGAAAAG GGGCGTTTGGGCAATGGTTGCTGTTTATCTTGCCTACTCTTTGCTGCAAGCCCCCTCAAC GATTCTTTATGGAGCTTCTTTTACTCAGTTCTCAACTAG GGTACTTATTAGACCACATCCTGCCATTTGGCGCCTGGTTCATGGAATGGCTGTCATTTATCTTGTTGCTTTGACATTTTTACTTTTTCAG AGGCGCGATGATGCTCGTCAGTTTATGAGATATCTGCATCCTGATCTTGGTATTG AACTTCCTGAAAGATCTTATGGTGCTGATTGCAGACTCTATGTACCTGAAAATCCCACGAACAGGTTTAAGAATGTCTAT GACACATTATTCGATGAGTTTGTTCTGGCTCATATATTAGGGTGGTGGGGAAAGGCCATAATGATACGTAATCAGCCCCTTTTATGGGTCTTATCAATTGGGTTCGAGTTGATGGAG CTTACTTTCCGTCACATGTTACCAAACTTCAACGAGTGCTGGTGGGACAGCATTATTCTGGATATATTGATCTGCAACTGGTTTG GCATCTGGGCTGGAATGCGTACTGTTCAATATTTTGATGGGAGAACATATCAATGGGTTGGTTTAAGCCGGCAGCCAAATATTATAGGCAAG GTCAAGCGAACACTTGGCCAATTTACTCCAGCACATTGGGATAAAGATGAATGGCATCCCCTCCTTGGTCCCTGGCGATTCCTTCAAGTTCTCAGTCTCTGTGTTGTGTTCTTAACCGTAGAATTGAATACGTTCTTTTTGAAGTTCTGCCTTTGGATTCCTCCCAGAAACCCTCTGATAGTGTATAGGTTGGTTCTGTGGTGGTTACTTGCAATACCAACAATTAGGGAATATAATACTTACCTACAGGACAG GAAACCAGTGAAAAAGGTGGGAGCATTTTGCTGGCTTGCACTAGCTATCTGCATTGTTGAACTCCTAATCTGCGTCAAGTTTGGACATG GATTATTTCCGGACCCCATGCCTAATTGGTTAGTAGTTTTCTGGACATGCACGGGCATTGGCCTTGTGATATTTTTGGCTGCATGGTCATGTCAATTACACCGTACAATGAGGAAAAAACAGCAATGA